The stretch of DNA GAGGATGGTTACACGCCCAGAATGTTGCATAAAGTCAATTTAGGAGATAATACATATTGCTGCACGCGTACAGTGGCGTGCGCCCCAACACAGCAAGGATGCGTATCCTACCTGCTTCCGCGCGTTTCCGATCAACCTGCCCCACGGCGCCCTTCGCGCGTACGACCACATGCCGCAGTCCCAGCCACCCGCCCAGCCCAGCCGCATCCCCCTGCCCGGTTCCGGACAGATGCCGCTGCTGCTGGCCCTGCTGGTGTTGCTGATCACCCTGCTCGTCACCTTCAGCGCCTGGAGCAGCGCCAAGCGCAGCGCCGAGGCGCAGCTGCTCGAGACCTTCGACTACCGCACCCGCGACATGGCCTACAGCATCAGCCGCCGCATGGCGGTGTACGAACAGGTGCTGCGCGGCGCGCGCGGCTACCTGCGCGGCTCGGTCGAGCTCGACCGGCACGACTGGGCCGAGTACTACGCGCTGCTGCGTCTCGACCAGTCCTTCCCCGGCATGGAAGCGCTCGGGATCGCCACCATCATCCCACGCCGGCAGCTGGCGGCGCACGAGGCGGCCATGCGGCGCCAGGGCCATCCCGGCTACGTGGTGCGCCCGGAGGAGCCGCGCGAGAACTATACCGCGATCACCCACATCGAGCCCTTCGGCGGACGCAACCTGCGCGCCTTCGGCTTCGACATGTTCAGCGAGCCGGTGCGCCGCGCCGCCATGGAACGCGCGCGCGACACCGGCCAGGCGGCCCTGAGCGGCAAGGTGGTGCTGGTCCAGGAAGAGGTCGGGCACGAGGGACCGGGCCGCCAGCAGGCCGGCACCCTGATGTACCTGCCGGTGTACCGCGACGGCGAACTGGCCGGCACCGTTGACCAGCGCCGCCACGCCATCGTCGGCTGGGTCTATGCCCCGTTCCGCATGGACGACCTGATGAAGGGGCTGGGCGGCGCCCATTCGACCGACCTCGAAGTCGAGATCCACGACGGCGACCCGGCCGGCGCCGCCAGCCTGCTGTACCGCTCGCCGAATGCGTCCGACCATCCGGCGCGCCTGCGCGCCAGCGCCCAGATCATCCCGGGCGGGCGCACCTGGACCATCACCATGCGCTCCAGCGCCGCCCTCGAAAAGAGCCTCGACAGCACGCGCCCGCGCCTGGTGGCGGTCACCGGGATCGGCCTGAGCGTCCTGATCAGCCTGGTGGTCTGGCTGCTGGCCAGCGAACGGCGCCGCGCGCTGCAGCTGGCGCACGGCATGACGCTGGAGCTGCGCCAGTCGCACGACCGCATCGCCAGCGAACAGAAACGCATCCAGGTCATCCTCGAGAACGCGCCCGACGCCTTCGTCGCCGTCGACGCCGGCGGCCGCATCACCGACTGGAACGTCCAGGCCAGCCGCCTGTTCGGGCGCAGCGCGGCCCAGGCCATCGCCCGTCCGGCGGACGAACTGCTGCCGGACGAACACCGTGCATCCTTCCGGGCCGGCTTCGCGGCCTTCGCGCGCAGCGGGCAGTGCGCGATGCAGGGCGCGCCGACCGAACTGCAGGTGGCCGGGCGCGACGGGCGCCGCATCCCGACCGAAGTGACGGTGGCCTTGATGCCGACCGAGGAAGGCTTCGGCGCCACCGCGTTCGTACGCGACATCACGCAGCGCAAGGAAACCGAGGCGCGCGAGCAGCAGCGCCAGCAGGGCCTGGTCGAAGCGCGCCAGGCCCTGGCCCGGGCCCAGAAAATGGAAGCGGTGGGCAAGCTCACCGGCGGCGTGGCGCACGACTTCAACAACATCCTGCACATCATCAGCGCCAACGTGCAGCTGATCCTGCGCGCCGACGCCAGCCAGCGCAAGCGCCTGCTCAGCATCCTCGACGCGGTCGAGCGCGGCGCCAAGCTGGCCGGCCAGCTGCTCGCCTTCGCGCGGCGCCAGCCGCTGCACCCGCTCGAAGTCCACGTGGGCGGACTGCTGGAGCGCATGGACAGCCTGGTGCTGCGTGCCGCGGGCGACCAGATCACGCTGGAAAAGCGCATCCCGCCCGATCTCTGGCCGGTGCTGGTGGACCCCAACCAGCTCGAGAACGTGCTGCTCAACCTGGT from Massilia varians encodes:
- a CDS encoding CHASE domain-containing protein is translated as MPQSQPPAQPSRIPLPGSGQMPLLLALLVLLITLLVTFSAWSSAKRSAEAQLLETFDYRTRDMAYSISRRMAVYEQVLRGARGYLRGSVELDRHDWAEYYALLRLDQSFPGMEALGIATIIPRRQLAAHEAAMRRQGHPGYVVRPEEPRENYTAITHIEPFGGRNLRAFGFDMFSEPVRRAAMERARDTGQAALSGKVVLVQEEVGHEGPGRQQAGTLMYLPVYRDGELAGTVDQRRHAIVGWVYAPFRMDDLMKGLGGAHSTDLEVEIHDGDPAGAASLLYRSPNASDHPARLRASAQIIPGGRTWTITMRSSAALEKSLDSTRPRLVAVTGIGLSVLISLVVWLLASERRRALQLAHGMTLELRQSHDRIASEQKRIQVILENAPDAFVAVDAGGRITDWNVQASRLFGRSAAQAIARPADELLPDEHRASFRAGFAAFARSGQCAMQGAPTELQVAGRDGRRIPTEVTVALMPTEEGFGATAFVRDITQRKETEAREQQRQQGLVEARQALARAQKMEAVGKLTGGVAHDFNNILHIISANVQLILRADASQRKRLLSILDAVERGAKLAGQLLAFARRQPLHPLEVHVGGLLERMDSLVLRAAGDQITLEKRIPPDLWPVLVDPNQLENVLLNLVINARDAMEGQGRIVLELSNVHVENNPDLAPGDYVTVAVADSGHGMPRDVMEHAFEPFFTTKPEGKGTGLGLSMAHGFARQSGGDIRLASELGKGTTVTIYLPRHMATAPVAVA